The genomic window TAAAAGTTTATAAATCATAAAAAGATTGTATATATAATTACATTATATGTAATGATGTAATGAAAAAAATGTCAAATGATACAAGATGATTAAATATCCAAGAAACTCTATTCCTCAACTATATTATAGTTATAATAAACGATTAATGTCAAACCAGATGTCGTTGAATCTGAATATATTATTCAACATTTTTTTTGATTGTATTCAAGAATACATCTTCAGCTTTTCAGCCATTGATCATCCAATCTTCTTAAGAACAGAAATAATCCTCAACAAAGCGATATAAACAACAAACAAGAATAATTGTTACTTATATCCTGTTTACTAAACTTCAGAATAAGCTAAACATATTATTATCTTACTCTTCCATCATTACTTCCATTAACCTGAATACTGCCGGATCAGGAGATTTTGTATCATCATTCATCATAACACATATAAAAAAATTCTCCTTAGGATGATAATATAGAGCCGATCCAAATCCTTTTATCCCACCTCTATGACCAATAATATCTCCAATAGGCGTACTGGCGGCGACTACAATACCTTTGCCGTAGTATGTATTTTGTGTAACAGACATAAGATTCATGTCCGAAAACATGATTTGAAGACTGTGTTGTGACAGAAGTCTACCGCTCATCAGAGCTTGAAAAAATATATTTAAATCTTTTGGTGTAGCAAGAATTGACCCGGCTGCAAAAGGAATAATATAATCTTCTGTTTTAGATAAAACATTCCCATTATGATGGCCTCTTACAACAAGAGATTTAAGGTTTTGGTCGGTCATTACATCTGTTTCTTTCAGATTTATTTTATCGATTATATACTGCTTGACAGCTTCCTCATAAGATTTTCCTGTAACCTTCTCTATTATTATTCCCAGCATTAAATAGCCTATGTTTGAATAAGCAAAGTGTTGGCCTGGTTTAAAAAGCAGTTCTTTGTTTTTTAAATATGAAAGCACCTCTTTCGGATTCCGATAGCGGTACTTATTGGCTTCATATTCCTTCACACTATCAAAAGTTGCTATTCCTGATGTATGGGTGAGCAGATGATTTATGGTAATATGAGCTGCATGATGCATTTCAGGCAGCCACTTATCAATTGAGCTCCCCAGGTGCAATCTTCCCTCATCTTCTAAGCTTAGCACAACAACGGCTGTAAATATCTTGCAGATACTTCCCGCACAAAACTTTAAGTCAGGCGTGATTTTCGTTATCATCCCATTGCCTGTAATTCCTCGAGTAGCATACCATATCCCTTCATTTGGTACACCGACTGTTGCGCTTATTCCCTTAACCTGTGTAGTCAATTTTATCTCGTCGAGTTTCTTTTCCAATAAATCAACTTTATCTTTACTTAAGGATTGAGAAACAATCGATCCATTTGATTTTATGGATTCAATGGGTATTGTAATCAGTGAGCGAATATTGGATTTAGATTGCGGAGAATGGCTACATCCAGCAAAAGTTGTTATTAGAATAAGACTGAGTTGAAATGATATTTTTCTCATTCTCTATACTTCCTATTTTATCTATAGCAAAACAAGTTTGTATTTTGCTATCTGTCTAACATAGTTTTCTATATAATCATGAATTTATAATTCTTAGTAACTATTTTTCACATTTTTATTTGTGAATCAACTGACTCTATAGGTATAACATTCAGTATATATAGATATAAAGAAACCGGATAATATCATATGATAATAATTACTTTAAAGTAGCACCCCTCAGTGTCATCATAATTGTCGCTTTCTAAAATATTATATGCAAATCAATGATGTAAGGTGTTTTTCGCAAATTTTAAAATTGAGAATGTTGATAAAGCAGGTATTTCATCACCAATAACTTCATTCAATAGCTATGACTCGTTAAAAGTAATAATTTTTATCAAATATTGAGCACATTTTCACATCATAATAAGGATATATTTATTAAAGGTTTTAATTATATATAGTCAGTTATATTCATCATTATGAGGAACTGATTGTCTCAGGGTTTTGGTATTGGCTCGATGTCGCTTATTATCTAATCGACGAATCTTTGATACTAGGGTTGGTTTTGTCTTACGGCGCAATTTTGGCTTTTTGGATGCCTTGCGGATCAAATCAATCAGACGATTTATAGCTTCCTGACGATTCCGCTCCTGAGTGCGGTATCGTCTAGCATCAATAATTAATATCCCATCTTCAGTTATCCGCTTGCCAGCGATATGCGCTAAGCGTTCCCGGACATCAATGGGTAAGCCAGGTGAGTTGCCCACATCAAAGCGAAGTTGTACCGCTGATGCGACTTTATTTACATTTTGTCCACCTGGACCTGAGGCTCGGATGAAGTCTAGTTTAATTTCATTTTCATCAATAGCAATGATGTCTGTAATCTGTATCATCATTATATATAAACTTCATGAGGTGTATGCTGATCTTTAATCAGTATAGTATTTGTTAGGTCAATATTGTACTCTATGACTATTCTGTAAGATTTATCCTGTTGTCCTTAAAGTTCCATTGATGTATAATTTATAATTATTTATATATTCAAGTCAGCAACAATAAAAGGAGTACACCTTAATCCTACACTTGATTTTTTTACCCAAATCCTGACCATTGTAAATACTTCCTCTTCCAGATTGACTATATTTGGTAATTCTTCAACAAAAGAAATATCCTTAATCTTGAATTCATAATAGAAGTTGTTGGTGCTATATGGATCAGATAATAAGATTATCTTTTCAGAGTCATGAGGATGTTTTCGAGGTGATCCGGAGAAAGGAATATGAGTTTTTTTCATATCCTTTAGCTTTTCCTGTTTACTATAAGATTGAATTTCGAATTGTTTCGCTTCTTCAAGTAGATTTGAAAGTGGCATATTATATTCTCCAGTTTTCTATGATGATCTACAATAATGTTAAATTTAAATCAATGCAAGTACTTTCTATTCTCTTTTTTATTGAAAGCTTGAAATATAACTATGAATTATACTAAACCGTAAAAGAATGCGATTTATTCCTTGGTGTCATGTCTGTTGTAATCATTATGAGATTGAAGGAGATGATAATCCATATTATACTTTATTTTCAGAAAACTATTAGATTTTCTGATTTAGCATCTCTTTTGAGATATTCCCATCAGCTATCCTGGTTACTGAACCAGTCATAATAATTGAAAAGTCCTTTGAGATGGAGATGGCAATCTTCCCACCGGGCATATGAACAGCAATGTTTGAATTGCATAATCCTAATCTATAGGCAATGGCTGCTGCAGCGCTGCTGCTGCTGCCTGAGGCCAGTGTATATCCAGCACCGCGTTCCCATATTTCGATCTGAATATTATTTTTATCCAACACCTTCATAAACTGAACGTTCGTCCGATTCGGGAAACGGGAGTCACGCTCTATCACTGGCCCATACTTGTGAGCAGTTTGCTCTGATATCTCATCCAGAAGGACAACACAATGTGGATTTCCAATAGTAGCAGAGCAAAATTTTAATTCAGATCCATCTACTATAATCGTTTCATTTATAACCTCCCGCTGTGGGCCGGTTACAGGTATTTTATTACTCTGAAAGCTGACTCTTCCCATATCAACAGTAACACTACTGCCTTTATCAAGAACTTGGGATTTCACCTGACCTCCTAGTGTTAATATTGTAAAGGTATCATCATGAACAAGTCCAATATCCCAGAGATAGCGGGAAAAAATGCGTAGACCATTTCCACTCTTTTCTGCCTCACTGCCATCCGGATTGAGGATGCTCAATCCAAAATCACATTCTGAAGATTCATATGGTCCAATAAGGATGCCATCTGATCCAATCCCGTAATTTCTGTGACAAATCAGTTTAATTGTATTGATATCTAATTTTGTATCTAAATCTATTGGATTCAAAACAATATAGTCATTGCCCAAAGCATGATATTTAACAAACTTCATTGACGCTGATATACCTCACTTGATAGAATAATAATGAATTAGGATATCAAATTAGATCCATTGCATTATATAATGCTTGTCTATTAGCACCAAGATCATCCATGTAGGGGTAGTTAAGAAAAAAACCTATTCAAATAATTCTAATGGAAAATAATAAACTGGATTACTTAATTGTTGCTAACTTAATCTTGCTTACAAGATCCTTACCAAGTATATTCTGGATCTTAATCAATAAATCAGGATATAATTGTTCCATGCTTCTAAGCTTGTCCTGATCCCATGATATATACTTAATGTTGTCATTGACAATAATATCCGCTGATGCAGGTTCACCAGTAATAAAGCTCATCTCAGCGATAAAACTTCCCCTTGATAACTGTGCTATGCAATTGCCATCCTTAACCACATTTACAGAACCTGATAATATAAGCGAAATCTCTTCCAGATGATCGCCCTTCCTAATCATCAATTCATTGCATATCACTTTAATGCTTCCCATATGCCAAAAGAGGAGAAACTCTCTTTTACTCATTGATGAGAATATGCTTTGATAGAGATCGTTCAACTCTGTTGGCAATTCAATCGGTCTTCGTTCTCTTATGAGTCGCACTACCTGAATGGTGTTGATAATGAAAAAGAGCATATTCCAGAAAGCCACTGTATAATTATCTACAATTAAAGAATAAGTAAAGAGAAGAAGTTGCCCTAACATCAAGATGCTGCGAAGCCATAGTATATCCCGAATGGCTAACGCTAATAGCATTAGGAAATATCCTAAGTTAACAAGTATCTTCTCCATAATTACTCAATTGGTACTCTTTTCAATTCTGAAAAAATATTATATAAGATAAGTTACAACAAAATTATTCGTTAATTCTACGAAAGCCGCTTTTATCTATCTCCTCTTTTGTCTAACCAATCACGTATTGCATACCCTGTTCCAAAGGGCCAGGGTTCCAACTCTTCTGGAGGTACAAGCATAATTTCAGAAATTTCTTCATTTGTTATTATCTCTCCCTCTGCTTTCACATGGAAGGCTAAAATTAGTTGGTTCATCTCATAGAATGAGTAATATCCGATAAAGCTGACAATCTCTCCTATTAAATTGAGTTCTTCTTTAACTTCTCGAAGGATGGCTGATTCTGGAGTCTCCTCCTTTTCAAGAAATCCTGTGATAAGTCCGTACATCCCTTCTGGCCATCCTACACCACGAGCCATAACTACTCTGTCATCAATCTCTACTATTGCTGCAACAACTGGGACCGGATTATCCCAGAATACATAATTGCATGTCGCGCTCGAGCAGCGTTGACGTTGCTTCCCACCCTCTTCTGCAATGATCAAATTGTTTCCACAGATAGGACAAAATTTCATATCCCTTTCTCCTCCTTATGCTGAGCACTTCTATTATATTAATATACTATTCCGTTGGTGTTTTAGAGGTATGTAGTATTTAGGAATAACTATCATCATTAGAATATATTGAAATTGTCTATTACAGGGTATTTGTTATTAAACTATAGAGTTTTGAATAAAACTCCTCAGGATTATCATTCATGACAAAATGACCGCTATTATCAATTTTAATCTTTTCTATCCCGTCAAGTTCAGCAAGTATTTTCATATCTGAGTTCTTATCTCCATAGAAGTATGCCTTTTTGCAATTCAAACTTTTAAATTTTTGTATCAATATTCCACTGTCCGACCATTCTACTAATGATTCACAACTCTTATAGAATGCAATAGGTGAGGTTTGGTTCAGATCGAAATATTTTTTTTTATCTTTGTCTGATGGCGACTCGCATCTCTTAATATATTTTGCCTCAAATTCCTTGTAAGGCTGATTTATTGTTTTTCTGCTAACGAGATCGCAATCTTCGCTAATGAGATTCCCCTCAATATTAGCGAATGATATTGCAGACTTTAACATGTTATCTGATAGTAATAATCCTATTGCGCCACCCATGCTGTGAACAACGATGTGTATTCTTTGTTCAGGATAATTTTTGATGAGTTTTTCGCAGATATCTGCCTGATCCTCCATTGTATAGGAGAAATCTTCTGGTTTAGATGAATTTCCATATCCTATGAAGTCAAAGGTAAGAATGGAAAATTCCATCAGGTAGCTAATAACCCATGCATCAGCAAAGGAATCCTGAGAGCAACCTATACCGTGTAAAAAGACTATAAGATCGCTTGACCTTTGTCTGTATATATAATTAATACTATAATCCCTGCCATAATGATTGACAATTTTCTTTATTGAATACATATTCTTAACCAATCTATTCCTTCAAAGTCAATAACATGATGTGATGAAGAGTCCTATACGTCAACTAAGAAACAAGATGGATTTATGCATTCAATTCGATTATCAATACACCTGTACTGATTTGAATTATTATTCCTAAAGGAGCTTTTTACGGCTGCAGGTTTATTCAAGATTGGCTTGTGGGATGTATAGATATTATTGATATATGGTATATAAAGTTAATTCGTCTCCCTTGAGATTATCTCTGACCACCAATCTTCCAAGACATAATTCTTATCCATTGATATAAGTTGCCCAAGTTTAGGTACGATTATTCTTACACCTCGCTTTTCTGCCTCATCTGTTATTCTAATAATTGGATCAAACCATGTGTGCAAACCCAGATTGAACATACCCCAGTGGACAGGAATCATCGCTTCGCCTTTTAAGTCTATATGCGCTTGAACAGCTTCCTCTGGAAGTTGGTGTACAAATTTCCAATCTAAACTGTAAGCCCCATTTTCTAGAAATGTTAGATCGAATGGTCCTAATCGATTACCGATTTCCTTATAGTGTTTCCCATAACCGGAATCTCCACTATAGAAGATGTTTTCATTTTGTCCTTGTATAGACCAGGAAGACCATAGCGTTTTATTTCTATTGAAAAAACCTCTACCAGAAAAATGCTGTGCGGGCGTGCAGGTTAATTTTAATCCTTTATGATTGGTGGAATTCCACCATGTCAATTCAGTTATTTTTTTATTATCAACGCCCCAGGACTCCAGGTGTGAGCCTACACCTAAAGGAACAACATATTGAATATCGCGAGCCTTTAATTTTGTAATTGTTTTGTAATCAAGGTGGTCATAGTGATCATGAGAAATAAGTATAATGTCAATATTGTGAATTTCATCGATGGTTAACACAGGTGGCTGGAAACGTTTTACCATAAATGGAACCGGGGATGCATAGGTAGAAAAAACTGGATCAATAAGAATTCGATTTGAATCAATCTCTAAAAGAACTGTTGAGTGACCAAGCCATGCAAATCGAAGATTTTTATTTATTATTTTTAATTCTGATAATTTTAGTGGGGCTACTGGCAGTTTTTCCTTTGGTGTGCGGCCCTTGGTCTTAAAAATAAAATCGTACATTATAACTACCCATGATCTTCCTGTGGATATTGGTGTATTATGAGGATTTTGAAATTTATTTTTCCTGCGATTATATTGTTCTGAATTCATTATTTTGTCCAATCGGTCACCCTTTGGGTCACTTCCCATAGATGAGCATGATAATAAAATAATAACCATAAATGTTAATATAATCGTTGTTAATGTAAATAGTATTAAATTCAATTTGTACATTATCATAATAATTCGACAGTTATGTACTATACAACATTTAACCTGACACTCTCATTTTCTTTTGTTGTCTGTAAGTTATTATCCAGCATCTTTTATAGAGCAATATTCTTCGAATCTAGAAATGTTTGCATGGGCGTTCTTCCGTA from Spirochaetota bacterium includes these protein-coding regions:
- a CDS encoding serine hydrolase domain-containing protein is translated as MRKISFQLSLILITTFAGCSHSPQSKSNIRSLITIPIESIKSNGSIVSQSLSKDKVDLLEKKLDEIKLTTQVKGISATVGVPNEGIWYATRGITGNGMITKITPDLKFCAGSICKIFTAVVVLSLEDEGRLHLGSSIDKWLPEMHHAAHITINHLLTHTSGIATFDSVKEYEANKYRYRNPKEVLSYLKNKELLFKPGQHFAYSNIGYLMLGIIIEKVTGKSYEEAVKQYIIDKINLKETDVMTDQNLKSLVVRGHHNGNVLSKTEDYIIPFAAGSILATPKDLNIFFQALMSGRLLSQHSLQIMFSDMNLMSVTQNTYYGKGIVVAASTPIGDIIGHRGGIKGFGSALYYHPKENFFICVMMNDDTKSPDPAVFRLMEVMMEE
- the arfB gene encoding alternative ribosome rescue aminoacyl-tRNA hydrolase ArfB, with product MIQITDIIAIDENEIKLDFIRASGPGGQNVNKVASAVQLRFDVGNSPGLPIDVRERLAHIAGKRITEDGILIIDARRYRTQERNRQEAINRLIDLIRKASKKPKLRRKTKPTLVSKIRRLDNKRHRANTKTLRQSVPHNDEYN
- a CDS encoding inorganic pyrophosphatase Ppa, with translation MPLSNLLEEAKQFEIQSYSKQEKLKDMKKTHIPFSGSPRKHPHDSEKIILLSDPYSTNNFYYEFKIKDISFVEELPNIVNLEEEVFTMVRIWVKKSSVGLRCTPFIVADLNI
- the dapF gene encoding diaminopimelate epimerase; this encodes MKFVKYHALGNDYIVLNPIDLDTKLDINTIKLICHRNYGIGSDGILIGPYESSECDFGLSILNPDGSEAEKSGNGLRIFSRYLWDIGLVHDDTFTILTLGGQVKSQVLDKGSSVTVDMGRVSFQSNKIPVTGPQREVINETIIVDGSELKFCSATIGNPHCVVLLDEISEQTAHKYGPVIERDSRFPNRTNVQFMKVLDKNNIQIEIWERGAGYTLASGSSSSAAAAIAYRLGLCNSNIAVHMPGGKIAISISKDFSIIMTGSVTRIADGNISKEMLNQKI
- a CDS encoding cyclic nucleotide-binding domain-containing protein, whose translation is MEKILVNLGYFLMLLALAIRDILWLRSILMLGQLLLFTYSLIVDNYTVAFWNMLFFIINTIQVVRLIRERRPIELPTELNDLYQSIFSSMSKREFLLFWHMGSIKVICNELMIRKGDHLEEISLILSGSVNVVKDGNCIAQLSRGSFIAEMSFITGEPASADIIVNDNIKYISWDQDKLRSMEQLYPDLLIKIQNILGKDLVSKIKLATIK
- a CDS encoding NUDIX domain-containing protein, translating into MKFCPICGNNLIIAEEGGKQRQRCSSATCNYVFWDNPVPVVAAIVEIDDRVVMARGVGWPEGMYGLITGFLEKEETPESAILREVKEELNLIGEIVSFIGYYSFYEMNQLILAFHVKAEGEIITNEEISEIMLVPPEELEPWPFGTGYAIRDWLDKRGDR
- a CDS encoding alpha/beta hydrolase; this encodes MVKNMYSIKKIVNHYGRDYSINYIYRQRSSDLIVFLHGIGCSQDSFADAWVISYLMEFSILTFDFIGYGNSSKPEDFSYTMEDQADICEKLIKNYPEQRIHIVVHSMGGAIGLLLSDNMLKSAISFANIEGNLISEDCDLVSRKTINQPYKEFEAKYIKRCESPSDKDKKKYFDLNQTSPIAFYKSCESLVEWSDSGILIQKFKSLNCKKAYFYGDKNSDMKILAELDGIEKIKIDNSGHFVMNDNPEEFYSKLYSLITNTL
- a CDS encoding MBL fold metallo-hydrolase; translation: MNSEQYNRRKNKFQNPHNTPISTGRSWVVIMYDFIFKTKGRTPKEKLPVAPLKLSELKIINKNLRFAWLGHSTVLLEIDSNRILIDPVFSTYASPVPFMVKRFQPPVLTIDEIHNIDIILISHDHYDHLDYKTITKLKARDIQYVVPLGVGSHLESWGVDNKKITELTWWNSTNHKGLKLTCTPAQHFSGRGFFNRNKTLWSSWSIQGQNENIFYSGDSGYGKHYKEIGNRLGPFDLTFLENGAYSLDWKFVHQLPEEAVQAHIDLKGEAMIPVHWGMFNLGLHTWFDPIIRITDEAEKRGVRIIVPKLGQLISMDKNYVLEDWWSEIISRETN